DNA from Geobacter sulfurreducens PCA:
TGGACTCCTCCGGTCTTCATGGTGTTCCGGGCCCCTCCGGGGCTCCGATGGCGCCGCCTCAGGTGAAACCGGAACCGGCGGTGCAGGCATAACAGTAATCGTCAGTGGGGATCAGGGTTCCTTCCGGGGGGAGGCAGGCCATGTCGGCCACGTGACGCCGCTCTCCCCCGAGCCCCCGGCCGGCGGCCAGGTTGAAGTCGCAGTCGTAGAGATGTCCGTCCCAGGCCACGGAGACCAGAGCGCGGCACATGAGGCCGGGCACCGTGGCCGGATTGAAGTTTCCGGCCAGCCGCTGCAGATATCCCTCCAGGTTGCCCGAGTCCTCCAGCCAGCGGCGGAAGCGCCCCAAAGGGACGTTGGCAAAGGTGTAGAGGTGCGAGAAGACCACCCCGTACTTGCGTTCCAGGTCCCGGCGGAGCTTCTGTTCTGCCTCGCACTGGGAGGGGGGAAGGAACGCGCCGGTCGGATTGGCCACCAGGTCCAGTTCCAGGCCGCTCCCGTCGCGGCCGTAGCCGAGATCGTTCAGGAGTTTCAGGGCCGTGATGCTCCTCTCCATGATGCCGTGGCCGCGCTGGGCCTCGGCCTGGCCGACGTTGGCCGAGGGGAACGATGCAACAATGGCGGCGCCCGCAGACCTGAGCAGCTCGGGCAGGTGCGCCACGCCGGGGTTCAGGAACGCCGAGAGGTTCGTCCGGATGATAAGCCGGGGCGTCAGCGGCGCCAGCCCGGTCACCAGCCGCTCGATGCCGGGGACGAGCTCCGGAGCGCCGCCGGTGATGTCGATGGCCTGAAACCGGCATCGGGAGGCGTAGGCGATGACCTCCTCCATGGTTTCCGGCGTCATGATCTCGGTCCGGGATGGTCCCGCCTCCAGGTGGCAATGGCGGCAGGCCAGGTCGCACAGGAACCCCACGTTTACCTGGAGGGTGGTGGTCCGATCCCGGCGAAGCTCCAGCCCGCACCGCTCCAGGGCGCGGGAGAACGCCTCGATGCAGGGGGAGGATTGCGCAAGGGATTCCGTCATGGTCCGGTCGGCTACAGCGACAGCTTCTCGGCGATTTTACGCATCTGCACCCCGTGGACCAGGGCCGCGCCGCCCCTGATGGCGTTGGCCACGTGGACCGCTTCGGTCATCTCGCCCAGATTCGATCCCTTCTCCAGGCAGGCCCGGGTATAGGCGTCGATGCAGTAGGGGCACTGGACCGCGTGGGCAACGGCCAGGGCGATGAGGGTCTTTTCCCGCTCGGTCAGCTCTCCCTCGGCGAACACTGCGCCGTAGTAATCAAAGAACTTCTTGGCCAAGTCCGGCGCATCCTTGCCGATGTCGCCGAACTTCGCCAGATCGTCGGGTACATAGTACGAGTCCATCAGGTTCTCCTTTGAGCGGTAATTTTCTTGTACAGAACCGGCACCAGCGAAAAGAGCCCCAGCAGGGCAAAGGAACCGATCACCCGCGGCGAGGCGATGTCCGCGGGGCTCGCGATGGCGGCCAGACTGGCGCCGGCATTGACGTAGACGAAACCGCCCGGGATGATCCCCACGAAGGTCCCGAGCACGAAAGTGCGCAGGGGAAGCCGCGTCAGACCCGCCCCCAGGTTGATCAGGAAGAAGGGAAACAGGGGGACGAGCCGCAGAAAGAGCAGATAGTTGAGTCCGGCCTTTTCCAGTTCCCGGTTGATCCCCTCCAGCCTGGGGCCGAAGCGACGCTGGACCGCATCGTGAAAGAGGTAACGGGTAAGCAGGAAGGCCAGCGTCGCCCCGATGGTGGCGCCGGTCACCGCCCAGGCAGTCCCTGCCACGGCCCCGAACAGGGCGCCGGCGGCAAGGGAAAGGATCGTGGCCCCCGGCAGCGACAGGGCGGTCTGGATGATGTAGATCGCCAGGAAAACGGCAACCGTCAGGGTGCGGTGTTCCCCGTAAAAGGCCAGCAGTGCCCCATGATTGGCTTTGAGCGAGGCAAAGGTCAGCAGCCGTCCCAGGTCCAGGATGAAGAACAGGGCGACCAGTGCGACACAGAAGGAGATGACGATAATTCGTTGTGCGTTCATGAACGATGGTTATATACCAGGCCGGGAGCGGAGGCAATCGGCTATAGGAATATATTCATATTTTCCATGATTCGCACGTAGTTCATGGCTAGCGCCACAGCCGGCGCAGGGTCAGCATGATCCCCATCAGCCGCTTCACCCCGGGGGTGAGGCGGGTCCGGTTCCAGGCATCGGCCAGCTTCTTGATCGCTTCGGCCTGAGTGGGGTAGGGGTGGATGCTGCGGCCGATGGCGGAAAGGCCCAATCCGGCGGACATGGCCAGGGTCAGCTCGTTCAGCATCTCGCCGGCGTGGCGGGCCACGATGGTGGCGCCGACGATCCGGTCGGTGCCCCGCTTCAGGTGCACCCGGGCGAAACCCTCGTCTTCCCCGTCAAGCAGAGCCCGGTCGACCTCGGTCAGGGGGACGGTCAGGGTGTCCACGGCAAGACCGCGCTCCCCGGCCTCCCGTTCGTAGAGGCCCACGTGGGCAACCTCCGGGTCGGTGTAGGTGCACCAGGGAATGATCTGGGTAGAGAACCGCTGCCGGGCGCCGAAGAGGGCGTTGGCGACGACGATGCGCGCCATGGCGTCTGCGGCGTGGGTGAATCGGTAGGGGGAGCAGATGTCGCCGGCGGCGTAGACTCGCGGATTGTCGGTCCGGAGCCGGTCGTTGACCCTGACCCCTCGGAGCGGATCGGCGACAATGCCCGCCCGCTCCAGTCCCAGCCCTTCGATGTTCGGCGTTCGCCCGGCCCCCACCAGGATCTCGTCAGCCGTCACCTCATGGGATTGATCCCCCTGCCGGACGATGAGCGTCCGGGCTCCGCTCCGCCGTTCCACCCCGACGACAGCTGCCGCCGTCAGGAACGATACCCTGTCCCGCTCCAGGGCGTGCCGCACCAGGGCCGCGGCGTCGGTGTCCTCCCGCGGCAGGATCTCCGGGGCGGCCTCGATCACCGTCACGCTGCTGCCGAGCCGTGCCGCGGCCTGGGCCAGCTCGCAGCCGATGGGGCCGCCGCCGATGACGGCCAGTCGCGCCGGAAGCGTTGCGAGGGAAAAAATCGTCTCGTTGGTGAGGTACCCCGCTTCCGCCAGCCCCGGGACCGGAGGGGCTGCGGCCCGGGCACCGGTGCAGACGGCGGCATGAACGAAATTCAGGCGCCGTCCGTCCACCTCCAGGGCGTTCCGGCTGATGAAGCTACCCTGGCCGAAGAAGACG
Protein-coding regions in this window:
- the arsS gene encoding arsenosugar biosynthesis radical SAM (seleno)protein ArsS (Some members of this family are selenoproteins.); the encoded protein is MTESLAQSSPCIEAFSRALERCGLELRRDRTTTLQVNVGFLCDLACRHCHLEAGPSRTEIMTPETMEEVIAYASRCRFQAIDITGGAPELVPGIERLVTGLAPLTPRLIIRTNLSAFLNPGVAHLPELLRSAGAAIVASFPSANVGQAEAQRGHGIMERSITALKLLNDLGYGRDGSGLELDLVANPTGAFLPPSQCEAEQKLRRDLERKYGVVFSHLYTFANVPLGRFRRWLEDSGNLEGYLQRLAGNFNPATVPGLMCRALVSVAWDGHLYDCDFNLAAGRGLGGERRHVADMACLPPEGTLIPTDDYCYACTAGSGFT
- a CDS encoding arsenosugar biosynthesis-associated peroxidase-like protein, which translates into the protein MDSYYVPDDLAKFGDIGKDAPDLAKKFFDYYGAVFAEGELTEREKTLIALAVAHAVQCPYCIDAYTRACLEKGSNLGEMTEAVHVANAIRGGAALVHGVQMRKIAEKLSL
- a CDS encoding TVP38/TMEM64 family protein, coding for MNAQRIIVISFCVALVALFFILDLGRLLTFASLKANHGALLAFYGEHRTLTVAVFLAIYIIQTALSLPGATILSLAAGALFGAVAGTAWAVTGATIGATLAFLLTRYLFHDAVQRRFGPRLEGINRELEKAGLNYLLFLRLVPLFPFFLINLGAGLTRLPLRTFVLGTFVGIIPGGFVYVNAGASLAAIASPADIASPRVIGSFALLGLFSLVPVLYKKITAQRRT
- a CDS encoding mercuric reductase, translating into MSDNFASPHDRDLDERVRPPGWINPSPAPRYDLVVVGAGTAGLVCAAGAAGLGARVALVERHRLGGDCLNYGCVPSKALIRAARAAHDAGNGAPFGVTGCHGTGVDGAAVMERMRRLRAEIGRHDAAVRFRDLGVHVFFGQGSFISRNALEVDGRRLNFVHAAVCTGARAAAPPVPGLAEAGYLTNETIFSLATLPARLAVIGGGPIGCELAQAAARLGSSVTVIEAAPEILPREDTDAAALVRHALERDRVSFLTAAAVVGVERRSGARTLIVRQGDQSHEVTADEILVGAGRTPNIEGLGLERAGIVADPLRGVRVNDRLRTDNPRVYAAGDICSPYRFTHAADAMARIVVANALFGARQRFSTQIIPWCTYTDPEVAHVGLYEREAGERGLAVDTLTVPLTEVDRALLDGEDEGFARVHLKRGTDRIVGATIVARHAGEMLNELTLAMSAGLGLSAIGRSIHPYPTQAEAIKKLADAWNRTRLTPGVKRLMGIMLTLRRLWR